One region of Daphnia pulicaria isolate SC F1-1A chromosome 7, SC_F0-13Bv2, whole genome shotgun sequence genomic DNA includes:
- the LOC124349824 gene encoding speckle-type POZ protein-like yields MSDASPIILVEEIRLGLFRIYWELDNSMWKKEDVYQEEFELCGSKKGREFYLNFELQVVANKNRPYDFKITIEDLLCTDGNDSEKEEKESTHQSQQEQPQSKRQKLNKSTVPSNMLPAMFPTYVWLDSHVSSTNELPLLEDEEGIWEVAVTNPNIQPYIAVWMDFGTNEVKEKHVITGLADMFHNQKQCDVQFEFNDGQSVGAHIVILSAGSPVFAAMFQSDFLETKTRKVTIVDVEIAVFKQLLIFLYTGNAPRLAEESITRLLFELADKYGVGALKDECVDVLLTQFNIENVIDMLVWAHFHSIEKLSKKAMKFLVKNFRKLCVQPEWMELMKNHPDLCLRANQQMAELLPKTESEDSE; encoded by the coding sequence ATGTCCGACGCTTCTCCCATTATATTGGTTGAAGAAATACGTCTCGGTTTGTTTCGAATTTACTGGGAGTTAGACAACAGCatgtggaaaaaagaagatgtcTACCAAGAAGAATTTGAACTGTGTGGATCGAAGAAGGGTAGAGAATTCTACCTCAATTTTGAACTCCAAGTAGTTGCAAACAAGAATAGACCTTATGACTTCAAAATAACAATTGAAGATCTCTTGTGTACTGATGGTAATGATtctgaaaaggaagaaaaagaatcaacacACCAATCTCAACAAGAACAACCACAGTCCAAACGTCAAAAGTTAAATAAATCAACAGTGCCATCCAACATGCTGCCAGCTATGTTCCCCACTTACGTATGGTTAGATAGCCATGTCAGTTCCACCAATGAGCTGCCACTTTTggaagatgaagaaggaaTTTGGGAAGTGGCAGTTACCAACCCGAACATACAACCCTACATCGCTGTATGGATGGATTTCGGGACCAACGAAGTGAAGGAAAAACACGTCATTACCGGACTAGCCGATATGTTCCACAACCAAAAACAATGTGATGTTCAGTTCGAGTTCAACGACGGGCAATCTGTTGGTGCTCACATAGTCATCCTGTCCGCCGGGAGCCCTGTATTTGCCGCAATGTTTCAGTCGGATTTCTTGGAGACCAAAACGCGTAAAGTAACCATCGTCGACGTCGAAATTGCTGTCTTTAAACAGTTACTCATCTTTCTGTACACTGGTAATGCTCCCAGATTAGCGGAGGAAAGCATCACGCGTCTACTCTTCGAGTTGGCTGATAAATACGGTGTTGGTGCTTTAAAGGATGAGTGCGTCGACGTGTTACTTACTCAATTCAACATTGAAAACGTTATTGACATGCTGGTTTGGGCTCATTTTCACTCAATCGAAAAACTTTCTAAGAAAGCCATGAAGTTCTTGGTGAAAAATTTTCGCAAGCTCTGCGTCCAGCCCGAATGGATGGAACTGATGAAAAATCACCCTGATTTGTGCCTCCGTGCTAACCAACAAATGGCCGAACTTCTGCCCAAAACTGAATCGGAAGATTCCGAGTAa
- the LOC124349540 gene encoding intraflagellar transport protein 74 homolog encodes MERPQTRRGSSDSSFWEQQQPESNNSSQGGGDGGITNSSSRPLTRMANEYGVQKPAAGIMSAGFAQRISTVNRPGSRVGTAASGANAMRAVTAYNYNAAAVERPTTQQGLGGLKTASRGLPQRQIQDKSYYLGVLRAKMTEVNAEMAKLTKGIEKNNKELQSLPSLEKRVKEMAAEITDLQSQAADLNLLQEKIAISSDAAQMEIELQSLLVQNEREAHDAEDLFDVVKTVKEKIAALEREIQMENDEAEKFITTLTPGEQEKYSQLRTEQNILAKEVENTTTQLSALETRARKLEEELRPFPAKEEMFRLRKTVVELEFKHEQMKEQDAKRLDPEGERAQLVASVKSDNAEVAAMEQQIKELLSETERLQNELQEIDNTFEESQSERGQKYRDLRKREQVMDEFLNSWEDNYAGEMDRLRELETLIMQTLNKVGKQQSLMQLVPSISEYSTAKEDYLVKEGELEKSRATVEGIAIEYQRLQNNLQKMEDLENKIQGELKTLKDQLETIQTNSIKFTGVDDLRHETEERRNRLLLEQDDLADKKSEIQARVNQLQVQCDNLQVELDKNETHVTLHVFDEKLRLLEEDNESMSKFINEIQTTYDVPARRDATMEIVRKYMDNLQLTYT; translated from the exons atGGAAAGACCTCAAACTCGACGTGGAAGTTCCGACAGTTCCTTTTGGGAGCAGCAACAACCAgagagcaacaacagcagtcaAGGTGGTGGAGACGGCGGAATTACTAACTCATCATCTAGACCCTTGACGAGAATg GCGAATGAATACGGAGTACAGAAACCAGCCGCAGGAATTATGTCAGCTGGATTTGCACAGCGGATTTCAACTGTCAACCGACCAGGATCTCGCGTCGGCACTGCCGCATCAGGAGCTAACGCAATGCGGGCAGTTACAGCTTACAATTAC AATGCAGCTGCCGTTGAACGACCAACAACCCAGCAAGGACTAGGAGGATTGAAAACAGCTTCAAGAGGTCTCCCACAGAGGCAAATACAAGACAAGTCTTatt ATCTGGGTGTTTTGCGAGCCAAAATGACGGAAGTGAATGCCGAAATGGCTAAACTCACTAAAGGGattgagaaaaataacaagGAATTGCAGAGTCTACCGTCGTTGGAAAAGAGGGTCAAAGAAATGGCGGCGGAAATTACAG ATTTGCAGAGTCAGGCTGCCGATTTGAATTTACTCCAAGAAAAGATTGCCATCAGCAGCGACGCCGCTCAAATGGAGATTGAACTTCAATCGTTACTTGTCCAAAACGAACGAGAAGCTCACGATGCCGAAGACCTTTTCGACgttgtcaaaacagtcaaagAAAAGATTGCAGCATTAGAAAGAGAAATACAAATG GAAAACGACGAAGCTGAGAAATTCATCACGACCTTAACACCAGGAGAGCAGGAAAAGTACTCTCAACTGAGGACTGAACAGAACATACTGGCCAAAGAAGTTGAGAATACAACCACCCAATTGAGTGCACTGGAAACTAGGGCTCGGAAACTGGAAGAAGAACTACGTCCGTTTCCA GCGAAAGAAGAAATGTTTCGATTGCGCAAAACTGTAGTCGAATTGGAATTCAAACACGAGCAAATGAAAGAACAAGACGCTAAACGTCTTGACCCGGAAGGCGAACGAGCTCAGCTGGTGGCCAGTGTCAAGAGTGACAATGCCGAAGTGGCAGCCATGGAGCAACAAATCAAGGAGCTCTTGAGCGAAACGGAAAGATTGCAAAATGAACTCCAGGAAATTGACAAT ACATTCGAAGAGAGTCAGAGCGAACGAGGTCAAAAGTACCGAGACTTGAGGAAACGGGAACAAGTCATGGACGAATTTTTGAACTCATGGGAAGACAATTACGCTGGTGAAATGGACCGTCTGAGAGAGCTCGAGACTCTCATCATGCAAACGTTGAATAAGGTTGGCAAACAGCAGTCGCTAATGCAGTTGGTCCCGAG CATATCGGAATACTCGACGGCCAAGGAAGACTACCTGGTGAAAGAAGGAGAATTGGAGAAATCTCGTGCGACAGTTGAAGGCATCGCCATCGAATACCAACGATTGCAAAACAATTTGCAAAAG ATGGAGGACCTAGAGAATAAAATTCAAGGCGAATTAAAAACTTTGAAAGATCAGCTGGAAACCATACAGACAAACTCCATCAAATTCACAGGCGTTGATGACTTGAGACACGAaactgaagaaagaagaaatcgacTTTTATTGGAACAGGATGATTTAGCTGATAAGAAAAGCGAAATTCAAGCCCGGGTCAATCAACTACAAGTCCAGTGCGATAACCTACAG GTGGAGCTAGATAAGAACGAGACACATGTAACCCTTCATGTTTTCGATGAAAAACTTCGTTTGCTCGAGGAAGATAACGAGTCGATGTCAAAATTTATCAATGAGATTCAAACCACTTACGACGTCCCGGCACGTCGTGACGCCACGATGGAAATCGTACGAAAGTACATGGACAATTTACAATTGACATACACATAA
- the LOC124349619 gene encoding glucosidase 2 subunit beta-like, translating into MFHKEFRAIIFQNVLILCASAVLWKQTTVTATQVTRPRGVSLARASLYSPDADFTCLDGSATFPFRYVNDDYCDCQDGSDEPGTSACPNGSFYCRNLGHEAMIVPSSRVNDGICDCCDAADEYQSGANCVNTCKELGSAAQEEAQRRYELESQGYAIKLEYINKGRQAKLSQQERNMALKAEQVEAEALRAEKEREKHEAEEPERQALDKYRQIEQEAVKEKEEIERSKQETEASKAFDWLDSNQDGKLQVEELQTHVAFDQNQDGTVTVDEAKFFLHNEEEMEKSDFIATGWPLIKPFVMKAQGLENPSQPDQQTGEIPLPDDHQQDESMPETEGEEEEDEEHEEEAEPVKPSPVTPNSVEYDAETQELIEAANKARNSYDEADRRLRDLEREIRQLEESNSKDYGPNEEYQPMDGQCYEYSDREYTYKLCPFDNGSQRPKHGGSETRLGSWDSWDGPAENKYGAMKYDKGVQCWNGPQRSLKVHLSCGMENQLLSVSEPNRCEYEMKFTTPAACGEPKKPDDGDSEIHDEL; encoded by the exons atgtttcataaaGAATTTCGCgcaatcatttttcaaaatgtacTCATTTTGTGTGCGTCAGCAGTTCTCTGGAAACAAACTACGGTTACTGCTACCCAAGTAACACGTCCGCGAGGAGTTTCGTTAGCAA GAGCTTCTCTTTATAGCCCAGATGCTGATTTTACTTGCTTAGATGGCAGTGCAACATTCCCTTTTAGATATGTTAATGATGATTACTGTGACTGTCAG GATGGTAGCGATGAACCAGGGACTTCTGCTTGCCCCAATGGCTCATTTTATTGTCGTAATTTAGGCCATGAAGCAATGATTGTTCCTTCTTCTCGGGTCAATGATGGGATCTGTGACTGTTGTGATGCTGCTGATGAATACCAGTCAGGTGCCAATTGTGTCAACACATGTAAAGAACTTGGTTCAGCAGCCCAGGAAGAAGCCCAAAGAAG ATATGAGTTGGAAAGTCAAGGCTATGCCATCAAGTTGGAGTACATTAATAAGGGAAGACAAGCTAAACTTTCTCAACAAGAGAGGAATATGGCTTTGAAAGCTGAACAAGTGGAGGCAGAAGCCCTGCGTGCTGAAAAGGAAAGGGAGAAACATGAAGCAGAAGAGCCTGAAAGGCAAGCCCTAGATAAATATCGTCAAATTGAACAAGAAgctgtgaaagaaaaagaggaaattgaaAGATCCAAGCAAGAAACTGAGGCTTCCAAA gCATTTGATTGGCTAGACAGCAATCAAGATGGTAAGCTTCAAGTCGAGGAACTTCAAACCCACGTAGCGTTTGATCAGAATCAAGACGGCACAGTCACTGTTGATGAAGCCAAATTCTTTTTGcacaacgaagaagaaatggaaaaaagcgATTTCATCGCTACCGGTTGGCCTTTGATTAAACCCTTTGTCATGAAAGCCCAAGGCTTGGAAAACCCATCACAACCGGATCAGCAAACTGGAGAAATCCCACTGCCTGATGACCATCAACAAGACGAATCTATGCCAGAA ActgagggagaagaagaagaagacgaggaacacgaagaagaagcagaaccGGTGAAACCTTCCCCTGTTACTCCTAATTCAGTGGAATATGATGCCGAGACACAAGAGCTTATCGAAG cgGCCAATAAAGCCCGTAATTCTTATGACGAAGCTGATCGACGACTGAGAGACCTCGAGCGAGAAATCCGTCAGTTGGAAGAATCCAATTCCAAAGACTACGGCCCGAACGAAGAATACCAGCCGATGGACGGTCAGTGCTACGAGTATAGTGATAGGGAATACACTTACAAATTGTGCCCGTTCGATAACGGGAGTCAACGTCCCAAACATGGCGGTAGTGAGACTCGTCTAGGATCTTGGGATTCTTGGGATGGTCCCGCAGAAAACAAATACGGCGCCATGAAGTATGACAAAGGAGTTCAATGCTGGAACGGTCCCCAGCGGTCTCTCAAGGTTCACTTGTCTTGCGGAATGGAGAATCAACTCCTTTCCGTTTCCGAGCCTAACCGTTGTGAATACGAAATGAAATTCACGACGCCTGCTGCCTGTGGTGAACCCAAGAAACCCGACGATGGTGATTCGGAAATTCACGACGAGTTGTAA